The Camelina sativa cultivar DH55 chromosome 18, Cs, whole genome shotgun sequence DNA window GTAGTATCCTTATCTTTATCGACTTCCCTCCTAGCTGGTCTTCTCTGTGCAAACTTTCCCTATGATGAATAATTAATCGATTAACAAAGTTATAATCTGTTTCCATATGTGTTTAAATTAATGGATTCTTCATAGATTACTTACTGCTTGTTCAAGAAGCTTAACTCGCAACCCATTTCTCCAGTCTTGCTCATTATTTAATGTAGCTGCCTGCACCGAATAGTAAAAGTTGCTAACCACACCGATTCcttagaaaagagaaaatatactGGTCTTAAGATTTTTTTGACACTCACCGCAATTTCTGCTGCCTCCACCGTTTCATATTCCACAAAGGCATGTAACTATAgccaaagaagaagaggctAATTACTTACACATAAACATACAACTATATGCTTGTgattacaaaaaagaaagttCTCCACGAAGTTTCATACCCTGGTTCTGATGAATTTTTCCTTCTTACAACCCTTCTCTGGTTCTTCAGCAGCATTTGGATCACATATGGAAACACTTTTTATGCTACAATTGCAGAAAAATGTTGATTAGTATGTAGGATGGATAAAACAGGAGAAATGAGTAACtagataaaaaagaaagatagagCCATGGCACACCTTCCAGCTTTACCAAATATCTCCCGAATATTCTCGTCTGAATGATTCTCAGGCAAATTTTCTACCAAAACAGTGAAAATCTATGGAGCACAAATCAGTAACAAATACGCTACAAAGGAAGCAAAAGCGCAACACAGTAGTCAGAAGAATCATGTTTGAGGCAATAGGTACCTTTGGATCCCTGATCTCAGGAAGAGGACTCAGCCGCTTTACCTTCTTCCCATCAGAGCTAACAACCTGCAGGTTGACCAAACAGATTCTCAACCTCTGTATATGATTTGACATTTCGGAAGCAATTTGATTACTCCAATAACTTCCAAGAATactacttgtaagttgtaactactGCAAAAAAGCTTACAAGAAAAGATGACTCCTTTAAGGCTGATACAATCACAGCGTGGTCTCGTGTAAGCTTCTTCATTTTATGAAACGTAGCAATGGAAGCAATAGGAACTGCACAATGAAAAGAAAGCCATTGAAATTGTTCTTAACAGTTCCACACTCCAACGGCTATGAAATTATGAAGCTAACATAAGCAAAAAATTACTATATTCCATAAACAAGTAATAATTTTTCAGTAATTCGGATTTAGCCAACTAAAATATTACTTAACATGGTTTTGCAAGAAAAAGTTTTGGTCCATGAAAGCACCCACTATCGTATAACAGATGCAATTTCTCTATTCAATACGTAATGGTCACAAAGTTTCATACATTCAATGATACATGCTTTCAGATACCAGAAAGTCCGTAACTACATAAGCATATCCTCAAAATTTGGTCTCAGAAAATGGCATAAACCACGGGTCTAATGCCtattcctaaaaaaaatactCCTTTGCATGGTTTTGCAATAAAAAGTACAGGAAAGTAACCACTTTCGTATATCAGTGGCAATTTCTCTATTCAATACGCAATGGTCACAAAGTTTCACACTTTTCAATGACACATGTTTTCCAGTATCAGAAAGGTCATAATACAATAGCAATACCTCAAAGTTGGCCTCAGAAACTAGCATAAAATCAAGGGTCTAATGCCTAATTCcaagtgaaataaaaataaactcacCAAAAcctttcttgtttctcttcatAGCATTCAGAAGAAATTTGTCAGTAGGCAAATTCTCATCACTAAAGTAGTATTCAACCTGCAACCAAGTAAAACACACACTAGATTCAGCAATTTACCTTACAAAAGAACTTACCAATAATAACCCCAAAACCGTAAGAATGTTCTAAGGATTTCAAAATTTCTCAATCAATGTTGTCTATTACAAAGCGAAACAAAAATCACTTGCCTGTCtaataatcttcttcttcaactcatCGATTGAAACAACAACAGCAACGTCGGTCTCAACCAGATTATCACCTTCGCCGTGATCCTGATCGCGATCCTCGGCGCTATTTCGCTCGTGGTCAAAATCATCATCCGACGGAGATAAACAAGGTATCTCGGAGGGAACAACATCATCGGAAGATCCAGTAACTGGTAACGAATCAACTTCATGTGACGACGATTGCGATTGAGAAACAACCGCGGTGGCGTCTTCTGGTGCCTGGAGTGGAACGGCGGCGGGGATGGAAGGGGTTTCCATGTTGCCGGCGGAgcgaagaggaagagaagacaTAAGACTCgccggagaagagagaagaatcgTCACGCTCTCTCCTCGATTGCGTCTTTTTGAGTCTCTTCCTCTTACCTCTCAGCCGACGCGTCTTCTCgcttctccaaattttataatgttTCAAAGACTTTTTCCTAAACGGTCAAAGGGCTAATTTCGTCATTTTGGTACTAAACGGCGGCGTATTGGTTAGACACTTGATTCGAGGTAACTTGATGGGTTTTGATCTAGTAGCCTCTCTTTCAAAGGCTTTCATTAGCCCGATTTTCTTTAAAAGGCTTTGTTAGCTATCGGTTACTTTTAATACCTACAGTTAGCATATCTAGAAatcaattttcgtttttttcttattaaaaaaaaaaaaacattatgatacTAATGTAAAAGCTTCTCTATTATGTGGTTTAGTTAGATGGCttcttacaaaaaataataataataataatatgatattaaaaaaaaaggagtgaAGAGGGATTCTTGAATAAGAACTTTTAAGATGCTTTTAAAAGCTCCATGAAACACATTCATGTTTTTCATATAttggtttagttttaaaaatttaaggtTAATTCTATAACTAAATTATGTTacaataatcaaattttatatatttttttaaaaatagaggTTCTTATGGATGGAGATGCTAAAGTCATTAATCCAAAAGTATGAAAAGCAGGAGGACTTCATTTTATATGTTCATATGATATTTgtaaagtcattaaaaattatttttacttataaatattcTATTCACTTataaattattctatttttatgttcatgtgatatttttatataacatttgatattttttacatatttagtTTATTACATGATGTAAGATCCAATGGTGGAAAATTTGTTCAACAGAAAAATTTCTTGTAGCCTAATTCTAAGAAAAATATCGCCAAAAATGAATATGGGAATTAGTGCTACCACCAATATGACTATGAGAACATCAATAATAATAGTTGAAAGTGTTTTGATTACTAGCAATTAGAATTGATGTTAGAAGTGATGTTATTCCAATCCAAAGTGTTTTGACGGTAGCAGTAATATTAAAACTGAGACAATCTCAATCCAGACGTTAGTCTTGAACCTAAACCACTAATTCGATTGCGCGAttctataagtttttaaaatgagCCTCAAAAAGCAATGTGAAAGAAGAAtacatatatgtgtttttttacttgattgttttttctcttttcaacaTTTGTGTTAGTcactaaaaaggtaaaaaaaaataaaaaaatagtaattggCAAACATAAACTTTGCCAATAAAATATAACTCATTTGGAAGAGAAgtgttttatttaaaagataacTATGAAAGATAGTAAtataaaatgaacaaaaaattacaagaaattAACCCAGAACAAAAGTaacaatataagaaaaaaatcaaatttatgatATGTtccattttctatataaaaatggTATATCACAAAACATATAGCGATACTatttagaagagaaaaaagctTCAACATTAATCTAAAATTGTATATCACGATACATGTATTAACTattgtattaaatatattacaaaaaaaaaaaacatatatcccAAAACAAATAGTGATTCGCAAACATAAACTTTGCTTTAAAAGATCATTTACATGGAGATTACccaaggaaaagagaaaaaaataacaatttaacGCATAATCtcttgtaatcttattatataaaattgggttttgaaagttagccattaacaagattttgacatgtgtaaatattAATAGTTAATAGGtagaatttgattacaataaaaataaaatattttgtttttaaaaatattaataatgtaaaaagataattatcaaaaattacagaatttataaaaaaacaaagtttttaaaataattataaggagattttagatatatatatatatatatatttcataaaattcgaaattctaatattatattttaattttaagttattaattctaaaaaaatatagaaaaagggattaaggaaaatttacatttaattattaaatctaaattttaaaaatactcacttctatataaacgtaggtcatatttaaataatttattcaaaacactgctttcaactttgtctaattggaatattttttttaatgggaggaaaaaaaattctaatttttttaaaccaaaattttttcatactttcttctttttcaactgggaatcttattatataaagttgggttttgaaagttagccattaacaagattttgacatgtgtagatattaatatttaatagatagaatttgattacaataaaaataaaatattttgttttaaaaaatattaataacgtAAAAAGAtgattatcaaaaattacagaatttataaaaaaatacaaagtattttaaataattataaggagattttatatatatatttcataaaattcgaaattctaatattatatttttaattttaagttattaattctaaaaaaaatatagaaaaatggattaaggaaaatttacatttaattattaaatctaaattttaaaaatacttgcttctatataaacataggtcatatttaaataatttattcaaaacactgctttcaactttgtatTAAggaaattttacatttaattattaaatctaGATTTGAAAAATACTCAATTCTATATAAACGTAggtcatatttaaataatttattcaaaacactgcttttaactttgtttaattggaatattttttaatgggaggaaaaaaaattctaattttttaaacaaaaagtttctcatactttctcctttttcaactTGGAATATGTAATGTTAATATGTTGGcccaaaaaaagataaatatatgcGTCCTCTTTtcctaatattgtattttaaaatttattatagtatttttagattattttctttaatttatatttttgtcttttcattatttgggattcatatattaccgtgcctataattttattttttttctttaattataccaaattaattttcttctaatttatcaactttgattggtttgtcataaacccttcttttttttcaaacataaatattaccattattcattcaatcccaaagagagataacgagtagaagctcatcaacctaacaGATAGATAAAATAGCCAaattaaacacaattttacaacaaaca harbors:
- the LOC104760274 gene encoding la-related protein 6A-like isoform X2, with the protein product MSSLPLRSAGNMETPSIPAAVPLQAPEDATAVVSQSQSSSHEVDSLPVTGSSDDVVPSEIPCLSPSDDDFDHERNSAEDRDQDHGEGDNLVETDVAVVVSIDELKKKIIRQVEYYFSDENLPTDKFLLNAMKRNKKGFVPIASIATFHKMKKLTRDHAVIVSALKESSFLVVSSDGKKVKRLSPLPEIRDPKIFTVLVENLPENHSDENIREIFGKAGSIKSVSICDPNAAEEPEKGCKKEKFIRTRLHAFVEYETVEAAEIAAATLNNEQDWRNGLRVKLLEQAFAQRRPARREVDKDKDTTGRVHDQIGEEKNKKTREHQPHRHHHSDNPADDDGGNHQKEKNGNKGRGGGQGRRQNHQGGNGFGHGTAPSTSSSSHHNHHPIEVSKRPPGPRMPDGTRGFTMGRGKAIPPPPTSAQTNHEV
- the LOC104760274 gene encoding la-related protein 6A-like isoform X1, whose protein sequence is MSSLPLRSAGNMETPSIPAAVPLQAPEDATAVVSQSQSSSHEVDSLPVTGSSDDVVPSEIPCLSPSDDDFDHERNSAEDRDQDHGEGDNLVETDVAVVVSIDELKKKIIRQVEYYFSDENLPTDKFLLNAMKRNKKGFVPIASIATFHKMKKLTRDHAVIVSALKESSFLVVSSDGKKVKRLSPLPEIRDPKIFTVLVENLPENHSDENIREIFGKAGSIKSVSICDPNAAEEPEKGCKKEKFIRTRLHAFVEYETVEAAEIAAATLNNEQDWRNGLRVKLLEQAGKFAQRRPARREVDKDKDTTGRVHDQIGEEKNKKTREHQPHRHHHSDNPADDDGGNHQKEKNGNKGRGGGQGRRQNHQGGNGFGHGTAPSTSSSSHHNHHPIEVSKRPPGPRMPDGTRGFTMGRGKAIPPPPTSAQTNHEV
- the LOC104760274 gene encoding la-related protein 6A-like isoform X3, whose amino-acid sequence is MSSLPLRSAGNMETPSIPAAVPLQAPEDATAVVSQSQSSSHEVDSLPVTGSSDDVVPSEIPCLSPSDDDFDHERNSAEDRDQDHGEGDNLVETDVAVVVSIDELKKKIIRQVEYYFSDENLPTDKFLLNAMKRNKKGFVPIASIATFHKMKKLTRDHAVIVSALKESSFLVVSSDGKKVKRLSPLPEIRDPKIFTVLVENLPENHSDENIREIFGKAGSIKSVSICDPNAAEEPEKGCKKEKFIRTRLHAFVEYETVEAAEIAAATLNNEQDWRNGLRVKLLEQAGKFAQRRPARREVDKDKDTTGRVHDQIGEEKNKKTREHQPHRHHHSDNPADDDGGNHQKEKNGNKGRGGGQGRRQNHQGHGTAPSTSSSSHHNHHPIEVSKRPPGPRMPDGTRGFTMGRGKAIPPPPTSAQTNHEV